From a single Cyclobacterium marinum DSM 745 genomic region:
- a CDS encoding malate synthase: protein MYPLLKEEVNFIYEYHSFYHLGGGLGKGNPLNYNQEEILEMSNSEIIIRNNLRETYEDVFSPGVIEALSIMAPFNEEVKKLMNIRLRRRKERSRKGSKLTFLNPDTNIPGTNILVSDARAGNFEGAEIPKDLQQQWIQGTGPGAKPNTSLENSIRNVAYALLSGADGWMFDGEDALGQVSTMSLDNQRNLKLAIQYSPIFLTVAEEVAFRMNNWSKSFFGHGKITDWKTQLGFTTKIFRARGLHLDDRHIRLSNGASFSASIADLVLYVVNNFQALIGAGASIVLYLPKIQTAEEAALWNRMISALEKHLGMEDGTLKVYVLVEQLEATYQLMEIRAALGKHFVGFNTGRWDYINSVSDSMAWDQFFINPNIESIGMTYGYMKNYEDRVRRAVNTPDSKGNYALWQGGMEPNIPVGSTEGVSASMEKALAGAERELKEGASGKWVAHWKMVHIVRPVWEKSGKANQMGRSFEKLSYTQEDADGLIHLDSAPRTIRGARNLLSVGLQYGNAFGQGMQAAALKPADFFGNDNVLYLMEDMATGEIRLSILWEWLHKKAEITDADEISGVNQGAIFTQELFDRLLEEEYHKLLVADSKDVHEASKTTTLPIAKAIVKKYVEQEEKIPWFIDLLNINLNNVDLKLAEKRIDRYINHLNKNGERITENLDFIV, encoded by the coding sequence ATGTACCCCTTGTTAAAAGAAGAAGTTAATTTTATTTATGAGTATCATTCCTTTTACCATCTAGGTGGAGGTCTAGGTAAGGGGAATCCATTAAACTATAACCAAGAAGAAATTTTAGAGATGAGCAATTCCGAAATAATTATTAGGAATAATTTAAGAGAGACCTATGAGGATGTTTTTTCTCCCGGAGTAATTGAAGCCCTTTCAATAATGGCTCCCTTTAATGAAGAAGTAAAAAAACTAATGAATATCCGGTTACGAAGGAGAAAAGAACGAAGCCGAAAGGGAAGTAAATTGACATTTTTAAATCCGGACACCAATATTCCGGGTACCAATATCTTGGTATCTGATGCCAGAGCCGGAAATTTTGAAGGGGCCGAAATACCTAAAGATCTTCAACAACAATGGATCCAGGGTACAGGTCCAGGGGCCAAACCCAATACAAGTTTAGAAAATAGTATTCGGAATGTAGCTTATGCCTTGCTTTCCGGTGCTGACGGGTGGATGTTTGATGGAGAAGATGCTTTAGGCCAAGTGTCTACCATGTCCTTAGACAATCAAAGAAACCTTAAATTGGCTATTCAGTACTCACCGATATTTTTGACGGTGGCCGAAGAAGTAGCTTTCCGAATGAACAATTGGAGTAAAAGTTTTTTTGGTCATGGAAAGATCACTGATTGGAAAACTCAGCTAGGCTTTACCACTAAGATTTTTAGAGCCAGAGGATTGCATTTAGACGATCGACACATTCGGTTAAGCAATGGTGCTTCATTTTCGGCTTCCATTGCTGATTTGGTGCTTTATGTCGTGAATAATTTTCAGGCTTTGATAGGTGCTGGTGCTTCCATAGTGCTGTATCTACCCAAAATTCAAACGGCAGAAGAAGCAGCCTTGTGGAACAGGATGATTAGTGCTTTGGAAAAGCATTTGGGAATGGAAGATGGTACCCTAAAGGTTTATGTTTTGGTAGAGCAGCTAGAAGCTACATACCAACTAATGGAAATTAGGGCGGCTTTGGGAAAACATTTTGTTGGGTTTAATACAGGTCGTTGGGATTATATCAATAGTGTCTCAGATTCGATGGCTTGGGATCAGTTCTTTATCAATCCTAACATAGAATCCATAGGGATGACTTATGGATACATGAAAAATTATGAAGACAGGGTAAGAAGAGCGGTCAATACACCTGATAGCAAAGGTAACTATGCCTTGTGGCAAGGTGGTATGGAACCTAATATACCTGTTGGATCTACAGAAGGTGTAAGTGCAAGTATGGAGAAAGCTTTGGCCGGGGCAGAAAGAGAGCTTAAGGAAGGGGCAAGTGGAAAATGGGTAGCGCATTGGAAAATGGTTCATATTGTTCGCCCTGTTTGGGAAAAGTCAGGAAAAGCCAACCAAATGGGAAGAAGTTTTGAAAAGCTTAGTTATACTCAAGAAGATGCTGATGGCTTGATCCACCTAGATTCTGCTCCTAGGACAATTAGAGGTGCAAGAAATCTATTAAGTGTTGGCTTGCAATACGGCAATGCATTTGGGCAGGGCATGCAAGCGGCTGCTTTGAAACCGGCTGACTTTTTTGGGAATGATAATGTCCTTTACCTGATGGAAGATATGGCAACAGGTGAAATTCGACTGAGTATCCTATGGGAGTGGCTTCACAAAAAGGCTGAAATTACAGATGCTGATGAAATCTCAGGAGTCAATCAGGGAGCTATTTTTACCCAAGAATTATTCGATAGGCTATTGGAAGAGGAATATCATAAGCTATTAGTAGCCGATAGCAAAGATGTTCATGAGGCTTCCAAGACTACTACACTTCCCATTGCCAAGGCCATTGTAAAGAAATATGTTGAGCAAGAAGAGAAGATTCCATGGTTTATCGATTTGTTGAATATTAACCTAAACAATGTTGATTTAAAGCTTGCTGAAAAAAGAATTGACCGTTATATCAACCACTTGAATAAAAATGGGGAGCGGATTACAGAAAATTTAGATTTTATTGTTTAA
- a CDS encoding (2Fe-2S)-binding protein yields MANYKIQVNNKNYEVDVDSDTPLLWVLRDNLGLVGTKYSCGISQCGACTVHLNDAAVRSCGLPIASVGDAKITTIEGLSDSGDHPVQQAWKEVDVAQCGYCQAGQIMTAAAMLKNNPSPSEEEVIEGMNANLCRCGTYHRIKEAVLLASSKIK; encoded by the coding sequence ATGGCGAACTACAAAATTCAAGTCAACAACAAAAACTATGAAGTGGATGTTGATTCGGATACCCCTTTACTTTGGGTACTTCGGGACAACCTAGGTTTGGTTGGAACCAAATATTCTTGCGGAATTTCACAATGTGGTGCTTGTACAGTTCATCTTAATGATGCAGCTGTTAGGTCATGTGGCCTACCAATTGCATCTGTTGGAGATGCTAAAATCACTACGATTGAAGGACTATCAGACTCGGGAGATCACCCGGTACAGCAAGCCTGGAAAGAAGTAGACGTTGCTCAGTGTGGCTATTGTCAGGCGGGGCAGATAATGACAGCAGCAGCTATGCTAAAGAATAATCCTTCTCCTTCTGAGGAGGAAGTAATAGAAGGGATGAATGCCAATCTGTGTAGGTGCGGCACGTATCACCGTATCAAAGAAGCAGTTTTATTGGCCTCATCAAAAATTAAATAA
- a CDS encoding xanthine dehydrogenase family protein molybdopterin-binding subunit encodes MDKALKSNRRDFLKIAATAGGGLLIGFNWSACDSPKMKVVSNEEIFDKAINYNSFLSISPTNHVVIYSPNPELGQNIKTSFPMIVAEELDVDWSNVRVKQAFLDTEKYDRQVTGGSGAMPHSWQRLRQAGATARQMLMEAAAKRLEVPLSSLTTDNGNVVHGSKKLSYGELATEAASLPVPENVALKDINDFKIIGTAVKNVDNDAMFTGQPLYGLDVYRENMLHAMIQRPPFGMKLKQVDAEAAKKVKGVKDVLTFKDNVAVIGEGTWPLMKARKLLKIAYEPIGGTLESTAFHDKKFDELLNSGAGEVKRKDGDVKTAFKSASRIIKSEYQCPFLSHSPMEPMNFFANVKEDSVELIGPSQTPDRARNAAAKICGIDPEKVSVALTRLGGGFGRRLRADFVEEAVELSKMLKAPVKLTWSREDDITGGAYRPAVKYRFEAALNDKNELIGYKLSGAGINAGNTTRENNFPAGAIENLEIRSAEYKSPITTNAWRAPITNFLAFAEQSFLDEVAEAMGKDPVELRLGLLDKAKERPVGEIHYDIDRMKGVIKTVAEKSNWGKKEGVSQGFSVYFSHRSYVAQVAEAKIKDGQAVLDKIYAVTDCGIVINPTGADQQVRGGMLDGMGHAMFANLTFTDGVADQKNFDSYRLIRMKEIPEIETHFIDNGIDPTGLGEPALPPTGGAVANAIYKVSGQRMRNQPFINQEGINNFNLGSPA; translated from the coding sequence ATGGATAAAGCACTAAAATCAAACAGAAGGGATTTTTTAAAAATCGCGGCAACTGCAGGTGGTGGTTTACTGATTGGATTTAATTGGTCGGCTTGTGATTCTCCCAAAATGAAAGTTGTCAGCAATGAGGAGATTTTTGATAAAGCTATCAATTACAATAGCTTTCTTTCTATTTCCCCGACAAACCATGTAGTAATTTATTCCCCCAATCCTGAATTGGGTCAAAATATCAAAACATCCTTCCCAATGATTGTTGCAGAGGAATTGGATGTTGATTGGTCAAATGTAAGGGTAAAGCAGGCCTTTCTGGATACTGAGAAATATGACAGACAGGTAACCGGAGGTTCAGGAGCCATGCCACATTCTTGGCAAAGGCTAAGACAGGCTGGCGCCACAGCAAGACAAATGCTCATGGAGGCTGCAGCAAAACGCTTGGAGGTACCTCTATCTTCCCTGACAACAGACAATGGCAATGTTGTTCACGGATCAAAAAAACTTAGCTATGGTGAGCTTGCCACTGAAGCAGCGTCACTGCCGGTGCCGGAAAATGTAGCTTTGAAGGATATTAATGATTTTAAAATCATTGGTACGGCAGTCAAAAATGTGGACAATGATGCCATGTTTACCGGGCAACCTTTGTATGGATTGGATGTATACCGAGAAAATATGCTTCATGCCATGATTCAAAGACCACCCTTTGGCATGAAGCTGAAGCAAGTGGATGCAGAAGCGGCGAAAAAAGTAAAAGGGGTAAAGGATGTTTTGACATTTAAGGATAACGTAGCCGTTATAGGAGAAGGTACTTGGCCTTTGATGAAAGCAAGAAAACTACTGAAAATAGCCTATGAGCCAATAGGAGGTACTTTGGAATCCACAGCCTTTCACGATAAGAAATTTGATGAGTTACTGAATTCCGGGGCCGGTGAAGTCAAGAGAAAGGATGGAGATGTTAAGACGGCTTTTAAAAGTGCTTCAAGAATAATAAAAAGTGAATATCAATGCCCTTTTCTCTCTCATAGCCCCATGGAACCTATGAACTTTTTTGCCAATGTAAAGGAGGATAGTGTGGAGTTAATAGGTCCATCACAAACTCCGGATCGGGCTAGAAATGCTGCAGCAAAGATTTGTGGAATTGATCCTGAGAAAGTAAGTGTAGCATTAACTCGATTGGGAGGTGGTTTTGGTAGGAGGCTAAGGGCAGATTTTGTAGAGGAAGCGGTTGAACTATCCAAAATGCTTAAAGCACCTGTAAAATTAACATGGTCGAGAGAAGATGACATTACAGGAGGTGCCTACAGACCTGCTGTTAAGTATAGATTTGAAGCAGCCTTGAATGATAAAAATGAATTGATTGGCTATAAATTGAGTGGTGCAGGAATAAATGCAGGAAATACCACAAGAGAAAACAATTTTCCTGCAGGAGCCATTGAAAACCTTGAAATAAGATCTGCAGAATATAAGTCACCGATAACGACCAATGCTTGGCGTGCGCCAATAACTAATTTTCTGGCTTTTGCAGAGCAGTCATTTCTTGATGAAGTTGCAGAAGCCATGGGCAAAGATCCCGTTGAATTAAGGTTAGGACTTTTAGACAAAGCCAAGGAAAGACCGGTTGGAGAAATTCATTATGACATTGACAGAATGAAAGGTGTAATCAAGACTGTAGCAGAAAAGTCTAACTGGGGCAAAAAAGAAGGGGTTTCTCAAGGCTTCAGTGTGTATTTTTCCCATAGGTCTTATGTGGCCCAAGTTGCCGAGGCCAAAATTAAAGATGGTCAAGCTGTATTGGATAAAATTTACGCAGTTACAGACTGTGGAATTGTGATTAATCCTACCGGGGCAGATCAACAAGTTAGGGGTGGCATGTTAGATGGTATGGGACATGCAATGTTTGCCAATCTTACCTTTACAGATGGAGTTGCTGACCAAAAGAATTTTGATAGCTATCGTTTGATTCGAATGAAAGAAATTCCTGAAATTGAAACTCATTTTATTGACAATGGAATTGATCCGACAGGATTGGGAGAACCCGCACTTCCACCAACAGGTGGAGCAGTAGCCAATGCCATTTATAAAGTGTCCGGACAACGCATGAGAAATCAGCCCTTTATCAATCAGGAAGGCATAAATAACTTTAATCTGGGCAGTCCGGCTTAG